In Culicoidibacter larvae, the genomic stretch CAAAAACAGATTGGAAGAGCGGCTATACTAATCACGATTTAAAGGGTGAGAATGCGCTTGGCAGTCAATTTATATTAACAAACTTTGAGAAGGCTCAAGATGTCTCAACAGTGACTGCCCACTACTTGGATGAATCAGGAAATATCTTAGCTGATGCTAAAAAAATGAGCGGTCCTGTCAATGCTGCTTATCAGACTGAAAAACTTGATATTGATGGCTATGAGTTTAAAATGATGGATCCATTATCTGCGGCGGTGAGCGGAACCTTTAAACAAAATCATCAGGATGTTATTTACATTTACACTAAGGTTCCCGGAACGAATGTTCTGCCGGAAACCGGAAGTGGCTATGTTGAGGGCGTTTTAGGCGGTATGCTGTTTTTGATTAGCGGTAGTGCTTATGTCATCATCAATTCAAAAAGAAAATAATATTAGAAAAACACTGCTTTTAAGTAGTGTTTTTTTATTTGGATTAATAACTTAGATTCACTTTGTTGATAAATGTATGTTGATAATATGAAGGAAGTGAACATTTATGAATACTATTAACAATTTTCTTATTTTATTCATATATTCCAGTCAAGTAGTTAGATATGATATAGATACAAGGATATTATAGAAACGTTTGGCATTAATTTTAGGGCGGGTATGATTAAGCTCCGTTTGGTTTGCCCAAACGGAGCTTTTAATATTTTTGAAGTATGACTTAAAATTTTTAGGAGGAATAATGATGAAGCGCTTTTTTAAAGGATCATTGAAGTTGTTACTAAGTGCTAGTATTGTATTGACTGCTTTTGTATCACAAAGTTTTTATGTGAATGCTCATCCAAGCAATGATATTACTTTACCCGGCGGAAATAATTATGATGATTACACAATAAAAAGTGATTCTCCAATAAGCGGAGGATACGCACAATTGTCTGGGTATAAACGGCGGGTGGATGCCAATCCTACCAAAGGAAGCTATATTTCTACATCAGTGGCTGAGCACGTTGGGGTACCGGCAACAATAACTGATGACGCTATTACGAGTTATGTACAGGTTTCTGATGGTGGCTACTTGGTATCAAGTTTTGCTGCGTCAAGTAGTGGAACTGGTGGGAATATGTCATTTGTATCAAAGTTTGATGCACAGTTTAATCTTATTAGTACGAAAGAAGTAAATAGTTATTTAAATAATAAAATGTTCTTATCGCTGACTGCTTTACCAAATCAGACACCAGGGCAGAGTGAATATGGGTTTATCACCCAAGATGCGGAATTTGTTTATTTTGATAAAGACGGGAATTTTCTACCAGCATTAACTAAAAAACCGAGTATTCCATTGCCGCCAGGTGTTTCTGGAGGAATGTATGGGCAAGGTGGATTGATTGCAAATAAGTTTCGTGGTGAGACTGTTTGGGTACCGGGAGCAAAAATCTCTACGGCTTACTTACAAGAATTTGATGCTAACAAAAACTTTGTTGGGCACATCAGTATTCCCAAACCAACACCGCTTAACAGTAATATTGCAACCAATCGCATGGCTTTAAATGTTTGGTTGCTTGATAACGGTAATCACATTTTGCAGTTCGTTGAACAAGAAACCGATAATGTCAATGCATCAACAGCAGATTATACAGAATTGTGGCTGTATGATGCAAGCTTTAATCCAATTAAAGAATTAATTCCTGTAACAAATCGACTTTCGTTCTCAGTATTATCATCTGAAGGAAACCCATTGATTTCATATAAACAAAATAATGAACTGATTTTGCAGAGAATTGATATCAATTCAGGAACAGTTTTATTAGAGAAAACGTTTAGTGCAGAAATGAATGCAAGTTTTTCGAGTATGTATTATCCATCTGTAAATTCCGGGAATTTATATATTTCAGGGCAAGGCAATCCAGTAGGAGATTTTGCTGGTTATGCTACTTCAAGAGGTAGTTTTATTGCAGAACTAAAAGAAGTTGGTAATACCTTTGAAGTTGTTAATGCAAATTTTATTGAAACAAAAGTAAATCATTCAATTGCGAATATTAAAGAAATGCCGGGAAATCCGGAAAAGATAATCGTTTATGGAACAACTGCCTGGGGACAAAGTAATGATTTTGATTTATTCCCACATCCATCAACCGGTTTATTAGGTGGAACTGAGGCGTTTTTTGGAACTTTTGATCAAAGTCTAGATTATGCTCCTAAGCTACCGGTGCCAGGTTATATTAATGTTCGAGTAAATTCAGATGCAAGTGCAACAGATGTTGATATGGCAATGCTGAATTTTGTTAAAAAGGATATGGAAAATGGTACAAACGATTTAGAAAATCATCGACTTGATGATTTTACCAGCAACGAAACACTATTATCCAGAGTTAACAAAAATGTTCTGAACAGCGATTACCAAAATACTACAATCGATTGGTCTAAATTTGGCTTAACGCCAATTGCTGGAAAAAACACTTATGAGGTCGGACCTAATAGCGATGTAACTTTCAGCGTTACTGACAGTTCAATGTTACAGACTACAATTAGTACTTTAGTTAATGTGCTTGATGAAAATACAATGACAGATACGGAACCAGATCCTGAAAATGGCAACTATGCTATTTTTGCAAAGGATATTCGTGTGCATGTCAATAATGTAGCAGCGTTAGATTACTTAATTGCTGCTCAAGTGAAAGCATGGAATTTGAAAAGTGGTGTGATTGAAACTGCTACTGTTCAAGTTGACAAGAACAATGTTCAACAAAAAGTCGGTGTTTATACAGTATCATATACGTATCAAGGAATTATAAAAGAAAATAAAGTAATAGTTTATGATGATGATACTACTTTCGGACCAAAAACTGATGATCCTAACGATGAAGATAATACAGAAATGATTTACGCTGTGGGCGGAAGCTATCTTCCAACAGAAGTTGCAGGAAAATCTTTGGATCAAGTTACTGAATATGCTGCATGGGATTTGACCACAGGTCAAAAAATTACCACTAAAACAACAGAGACCAAAGATGAAAATAATGCAATAACAAGTTATGATGGCACTAAAGCCGGCAAATACTATGTAACTTATACACTTAATAGTGGTACCGCTAAAACGGTTTTAGTTCAAATTAATACAGGAAATATTCCGGTGTTAACCGTTAATCCTAAGAATATCAGTTTGGATGTAAATGCGGCAGTACCAGATGTTATGGCTGGTGTGACTGCTACTGATATTGAAGATTTAGATTTGACTAGTGCTATTTCAAATACCGGAAGTGTGACAACGACTGCAAAGGGAATTTATACTATTAATTATTCAGTAACGGACAGTGATTATAACACAGTTACTAACTTTAGAAAATATTTAGTAGATTATGTTAATATTCCTGTTGAAATGAATAATGAAGCTATTGTAGCAGATGATTTTAAATTAACCGAAGCGGAAGCAGCAGCGTTGACTGTGACACAAGCAGAAAGTTTAGCCGGTGCTAAGGCATGGAGTACGGATGACGGTACGGATGTTACAATTACAAATACCGATATTAGCCAAGTTCAAGCAACTAAAGGTGTATATGATGTCGTTTTTGCGACTGCTAAAGGAACAACAATTACCGTAAAAGCAGTTGTTGGTTATGTAAATCCACCTGTAGTTGGAGACAATGAAAGTATTATTGCGGATGATTTTAACCTGACAAGTGCGGAGGCAGCAGCGTTGACTCCAGTACAAGCAGTACAGTTAGCTGGAGCAAAAGCATGGGAACATCAGACTGGAGCAGACGTTGTTATTACAACAATTGATATTTCTAAGGTACAAGCGACTAAAGGTGTATATGATGTTACTTTTGCAACTGCTAAAGGAACAACAATTGCCGTAAAAGCAGTTGTTGATTATGTAAATCCGCCGGTGGTTGGAGATAATGAAAGTATCATCGCAGATGATTTTATATTGACAATCGATGAAGCGGCAACATTGACAACTGATAAAGCAGTGACATTCGCAAGTGCTAAAGCTTGGGAACATGTGAGTGGACAAGATGTTGCAATTACAACTGTAGATATTAGTTCAGTTCAGGCAACAAAAGGTGTATATGACGTTGTTTTTGCAACTACCAAAGGAACATCAATTACTGTAAAGGCAATTGTAGATTATACATT encodes the following:
- a CDS encoding immunoglobulin-like domain-containing protein, translating into MMKRFFKGSLKLLLSASIVLTAFVSQSFYVNAHPSNDITLPGGNNYDDYTIKSDSPISGGYAQLSGYKRRVDANPTKGSYISTSVAEHVGVPATITDDAITSYVQVSDGGYLVSSFAASSSGTGGNMSFVSKFDAQFNLISTKEVNSYLNNKMFLSLTALPNQTPGQSEYGFITQDAEFVYFDKDGNFLPALTKKPSIPLPPGVSGGMYGQGGLIANKFRGETVWVPGAKISTAYLQEFDANKNFVGHISIPKPTPLNSNIATNRMALNVWLLDNGNHILQFVEQETDNVNASTADYTELWLYDASFNPIKELIPVTNRLSFSVLSSEGNPLISYKQNNELILQRIDINSGTVLLEKTFSAEMNASFSSMYYPSVNSGNLYISGQGNPVGDFAGYATSRGSFIAELKEVGNTFEVVNANFIETKVNHSIANIKEMPGNPEKIIVYGTTAWGQSNDFDLFPHPSTGLLGGTEAFFGTFDQSLDYAPKLPVPGYINVRVNSDASATDVDMAMLNFVKKDMENGTNDLENHRLDDFTSNETLLSRVNKNVLNSDYQNTTIDWSKFGLTPIAGKNTYEVGPNSDVTFSVTDSSMLQTTISTLVNVLDENTMTDTEPDPENGNYAIFAKDIRVHVNNVAALDYLIAAQVKAWNLKSGVIETATVQVDKNNVQQKVGVYTVSYTYQGIIKENKVIVYDDDTTFGPKTDDPNDEDNTEMIYAVGGSYLPTEVAGKSLDQVTEYAAWDLTTGQKITTKTTETKDENNAITSYDGTKAGKYYVTYTLNSGTAKTVLVQINTGNIPVLTVNPKNISLDVNAAVPDVMAGVTATDIEDLDLTSAISNTGSVTTTAKGIYTINYSVTDSDYNTVTNFRKYLVDYVNIPVEMNNEAIVADDFKLTEAEAAALTVTQAESLAGAKAWSTDDGTDVTITNTDISQVQATKGVYDVVFATAKGTTITVKAVVGYVNPPVVGDNESIIADDFNLTSAEAAALTPVQAVQLAGAKAWEHQTGADVVITTIDISKVQATKGVYDVTFATAKGTTIAVKAVVDYVNPPVVGDNESIIADDFILTIDEAATLTTDKAVTFASAKAWEHVSGQDVAITTVDISSVQATKGVYDVVFATTKGTSITVKAIVDYTLPPVAGDNESIIADNFHLTEAEAATLTEAEAVTLAAAKAWEHQTGASVTITTVDISAVQATKGVYDVVFATAKGTDITVKAIVDYINVPIVNDNEMIIADNFSLTLEAADNLTENQAIDFAKAYAWQISDGSQVTITTVDISQVKPLQGYYPVTFTTAKGTTITVQAVVGENLIYYNIQGNDLTITLSELQKQIVNGTLEAYVLEHSNAVGAKTDISGTYAMPVSADVTQLGLTNNIASIPVELNINHAAAGASAVAAVEETEKEIIETNATVIVHVIDDADLPSTGTSELEFLAIGVVLLTLSGVVIIRRKK